The genomic stretch gcccctgccttcaGCTCACAGACCATTGCCTGACTCTGAACTGTATCCTCACGTCCCCTGCAGCCACTCACATCCAGAAGAAGGTTCCATGACAGGCAGAAAGTGGGAGACAGATCAATGGGATGGGAACTCAGAGCTATTCATGGGATGGGAACTCAGAGCTATTCATGGGATGGGAACTCAGAGCTATTCATGGGATGGGTCCTTGAGCTCAGAGAGATAGAATGTCTGAGTCTGCTGTTGGCAACTGAGGGACCTCAGGCACCTATGGCCTCCCCCTGTGTGTTGGTATCTGCTTATGAAATGAGGACCCAGAAGTGCCCTCTGAGCTGTTTTGTTGACTTCCGTCTTCTACAGATGCTGCAGTAATGGACCAAGAGCCTGCAGGGAACAGAACAGTGAACGGGGAGGTAGGTGCTCCTCGGCCCAGCCTCGTGGCTAGTCTTATTCCCAAAGAGTCCTGAAAAACGTGAGCACCCTCCCTCACTCAGCATTTCCCTCTCTCCAGGACTCTGATGAACAAGACCCTCAGGAGGTGACATATGCACACTTGGATCACTGCGTTTTCACACAGAGAAAAATCACTCGCCTTTCTCAGAGGCCCAAGACACCCCCAACAGACACCAGCATGTACACGGAACTTCCAAATGCTGAGCCCAGATCCAAAGTTGTCTCCTGCCCATGAGCACCACAGTCAGGCCTTGATGGGGTCCTCTAGGGAGACAACAGCCCTGTCTCAAAACTGGGTTGCCAGCTCCCATGTACCAGCAGCTGGAATCTGAAGGCATGAGTCTGCATCTTAGGGCATCGCTCTTCCTCACACCACGAATCTGAACATGCCTCTCTCTTGCTTACAAATGTCTATGGTCCCCACTGCCTGCTGCAGAGAAAACACACTCCTTTGCTTAGCCCACAATTCTCCATTTCACTTgacccctgcccacctctccaacCTAACTGGCTTACTTCCTAGTCCAATTGAGGCTGCAATCACACTGAGGAACTCACAATTCCAAACATACAAGAGGCTCCCTCTTAACGCAGCACTTAGACACGTGCTGTTCCACCTTCCCTCATGCTGTTCCACCTCCCCTCAGACTAGCTTTCAGCCTTCTGTCAGCAGtaaaacttatatatatattttttaaatttcaatgtaGTTTTCCCTCCTTGAAATAAACATGTCTGCCCTCATGGTTTCGGTAATGGGACTCTTTTCTTGCCTAAGGCTTCCGGTGTTATCATTACTATGTCCATATAATCCCATCTGTTCTCCACCGGGTTCTCACCCCTGGACTCTGAGCTTCTGGAAGCAGAGTGGAGCCTCATTTTGTCTCTGGGACTCCAATTTCCATCCAAAGATGTAGCACATAGGAGGTTCCAAGGATCGCGAATCACATGAACAAGTGATATTCTTACTCTCTGCAACCTGGAAAGCTGGCAGAGTCATTCCAGGATGAAACATTTGTAGAGTCATAGGCCTTGTTAGTCTCATCTCCATGGGGACACATATCAACATATCATCTTTCATACTATAAATATACGGTCACTCCTCTGTATCTGTGGGGTTTACAGGTCTTTATTGAACCAAGTataaatcaaaaatattcagagaaaatatCCACAGAGTTTCAAAAAGCATAACTATGTTGAATGGACACAAATGAAGCTGTGTGTAGGCTGTATTAggaattataagtaatctagagatgatttcatgtatacaggaggatgtgcatatgTTATTTGCAAACTGTGTTCCATTTCATATAAGAGGCTTGAGCAtctacagattttggtatctgagtgGAGATCTCGAAACCAATCACCCACGAATATTGAAGGATGACtgtatatgacttttatttctcaaatttaaatataaatcataaaaaaTGTACAACTAGATAAAAACTAAGAAGTGTTTTTATAGTGTGagttagatttattttttcctaggtGTAACCCATtggtttaatattatttattgagaagACATTCTATGCCACCTTAAACCACACAGCAGCCTTTGTCAACTAAAAAGGGACTGTGTGTACGCGGATGTACTTTAGACACTGTTTCTGCTAAGGGGCTCTCTGTGTCCACACTCTTGAGGATGCTGCACTTTATGTAGCCTTATAAAACCCTTTAAATTTAGTAGCCAGAGCCCTCTAATTTGTTATTATAGGctacttgctatttttttttcttgaggcggagtcttgctctgtcgcccaggctggactgtagtggtgcaatctcagctcactgcaacctccgcctcccaggttcaagcgattctcgtgcctcagcctcttgagtagctggcatttcaggtgcctgccaccaggcacagctaatttttggatttttagcagagacacagtttcactctgttggccaggctgctctcaatctcctcatctcagttcatccgcccacctcggcttcccaacgtgctggggAAACTTGATTTTCTATAGCATTATGTTCCtggatatttctgtaaaatttaaaatgagggagggagagagacagagagagagcaaacTCCAGAGTTGGGACTCTGGAATCTTGGGTCATGAGACAAATTTtagataaaactacaaaactccagAATTTACATGTGTGGTTTTTGCTGATAACATACAATTCTAAGATTGTAAATAATTGCATAATCCTTCCCTGggaatttaaatcattttaactgGTTCTGCTGTAATACTAGAAATACAAGCATGAACAATTCTAATGGTTTATTAGTCACAATGTCTCTGAAAACACTAATAATACCTATtagatattttgcatatttcaCAGGAAGAAGAGTTTGAATCtcagataaaaacaataaaaatacatgaaaagtcTTTCACGTTAGCACAGATTTTAGTCATCTCATGTTTGGGAGGTTGGATCTGAGACGTGTTTTGAGTTGGTCATAGTGAAGGACGCGAGGTGTCAAATTCTAGTGAGAACAATTTCCAGGAAGCCATGTTCCGCTCTTGAGCGAGCACCCACTGGGCCTCATGCAAGGTAGAAAGAGCCTGCGTACGTCACCCTCCCATGATGTGGTCAACATGTAAACTGCATGGGCAGGGCGCCAAATAACATCCTGTGCGCTGCTGAGCTGAGCTGGGGTGCGGCCGCCTGTCTGCACCGGCAGCACCATGTCGCTCATGGTCGTCAGCATGGCGTGTGTTGGTGAGTCCTGGAAGGGAATCGAGGGAGGGAGCGCTGGGGTGGAGGTCTGGACCTGGAGGTAAAGATATGGGCCTAGAGGTGGAGTtatgggcctggagtggagatcTGGGTCTGGAGTGGATTTATGGGCCTAGAGATGGAGTGATGGGCCTAGAAGTGGAGATCTGGgtctggagtggagatatgggcctggaggTGGAAATAGGAACCTGGAGGGGAGATAGGAGCCTGGAGTGGAGACATGGGCCTGGAGGTGGAGATATGGGCCTGTAGTAGAGTTATGGGCCaggagtggagatatgggcctaGGATGGAGATATGGGCCTGGGTGTGGAGATATGGGCTTGGGGTGGAGGTATGGGCCTGGATTGGAGATATGGGCCTAGGGTGGAAATATCAGCCTGGAGTGGATatatgggcctggagtggagatatgggctTGGGGTAGGGATATGGGCTCGGGGTGTGGATATGGGCCTGGAGGCTGGGTCTCTGCACAGCTGACAGCCCTGTTCTTGGGTGCAGGCAGGCACTGAGGGTGAGTTTCCCTTCAGCCCAGCAAGGGCCTGGCTACCAAGACTCACAGCCCAGTGGGGGCAGCAAAGGAGGCCTGGTTTGCCTGCAGATGGATGGTCCATCACGATCTTTCTTTCCAGGGTTCTTCTTGCTGCAGGGGGCCTGGCCACATGAGGGTGAGTCCTTCTCCAAACCTTAAGGTGTCATCTCCCCACATAAGAGGATTTTCCTGAAACAGGAGGGAAGCCCGGTGGGGGATTTTCTTATAAACAAGGATGACGAGACCCTGGGGTGCTCATCCCACAGTTCCGACCTTGCCGTCCCCAGCCTTCCTTTCCCTTGGCTGAGTCAGGTTCTGTGGGAACCCGGGAGGGTAGACTGGGGTCCTCCAAGCTGTGCTGTGCGGCGGGGATGTGGTGTCACTGGCAGAGGAAGGGAGCAAAGCAGTGCTAGGAACAGCAGGCCTCTGAGGACAAACGTGTAACTCACACCCTCCAGCGTTTCCATGACTGTAGGGGCTGCAGTGTGGCTGCTGTCATTCTACCTAAGAGGTGGGGGAACCCCAGCCATGGCCCTGACCTTCCAAATCCTCTGTTGGGGGCTCAGTTGTGTATTGTGGTTCACACATTGGCTGATATTCCATTCACAAAGAACATGCCCTCGACTCCATgtctatttgtgttgttttatgtGAGTAATCTTGCAGTATTAAAATCTAGTGGGAGTCCCTTACTCAGCACTTGCTCAAAGTTCTCAGCTGACACTTTTGTTGTAGAGAGACGCCAAGTCTATGCGGGGTGGGTCCTTCCCGTAGCCATGGGCACCCAAGTGTGGTAGGAGCCTTAGAAACAAGGAAAGTGGGGAGAATCTTCTGAGCACTGGCAGGGAGGGGCGGCTCCACATCCTCCTCTCTAAGGTGGCGCCTCCTTCTCCCCCAGGTGGACAGGACAAGCCCTTGCTGTCTGCCTGGCCCAGCCCTGTGGTGCCTCGAGGAGGACATGTGACTCTTCTGTGTCGCTCTCGTCTTGGGTTTACCATCTTCAGTCTGTACAAAGAAGATGGGCTGCCTGTCCCTGAGCTCTACAACAAAATATTCTGGAAGAGCATCCTCATGGACCCTGTGACCCCTGCACACGCAGGGACCTACAGATGTCGGGGTTCACACCCGCACTCCCCCATTGAGTGGTCGGCACCCAGCAACCCCCTGGTGATCGTGGTCACAGGTCAGAGGACTCGTGTCTGGGATTCTCCTTGTCCCACTTCCTGAATACCAGAGCTTCTGGTGGGGGTGTCCACCAGGGTCCAATCATCCAGGCCCTGACTGTATTTGGTGTCAATGGGGATTGAATACAGGGGAATGGGTGCTGTGGTGGGAAGAGTAACTGTCGGCAGCATGGCTATATTGTAATCCTTGGAGCCTGTGACTATTTATGTTATAGGACAGGGGACTGAAGGGGAAGATGGAGTTCAGGTTGTTGATGAGTtgaccttgagatggggagatgacCTGGACTCTCCCACTGGgctcagtgtaatcacaagggtccacatgagaggaggaggaagaggagagtggGGATTAGAGCAGTGTAGTGGGAGGGAGACTCCACCAGCCACTGTGGGCTTTGAAAGTGGAGGAAGGCCAGAAGCCACGGAATGCAGGTGGCCTTTAGGGGCTGGAGAAGTCAATAGAACTGATTCTCCCGAGTCTCCAGAGGGAATGCAGCCCTGCAGATGCCTTGATTGTAGCCCAGGAAGAACAGGGTCTGATTTCTGTCTCCAGAAGTgttctctcctgccgccatgtttGTGATAATTTTCTGCAGCAACAACAGGAAACAACACAGGAATCCAGGTCAAGGACAAGTTAAAAAACCAAACAAGAGGGTTGGCTACCCTGAGGTCAGCAAGGGTGCACTGCTGATGCCACCACCAGGCTGGAGCCGCATAGGGAGGGATCCACAGGGAgagttgggggtggagggtgagagagagagagagagcattaggtCATAGAGCAGGGGAGTGAGTTCTCAGCTCAGGTGTGAGGGGAGCTGTGACAAGGAAGAACCTCCCTCAGGAAACTGCCTCTTCTCCTTCCAGGTCTATTTGGGAAACCTTCGCTCTCAGCCCAGCCGGGCCCCACGGTTCACGCAGGAGAGAACGTGACCTTGTCCTGCAGCTCCAGGAGCTCATTTGACATGTACCATCTATCCAGGGAGGGGAGGGTCCATGAACCTAGGCTCCCTGCAGTGCCCAGCATCAATGGAACATTCCAGGCTGACTTTCCTCTGGGCCCTGCCACCCACGGAGGGACCTACACATGCTTCGGCTCTTTCCATGACTCACCCTATGAGTGGTCAGACCCGAGTCACCCACTGCTTGTTTCTGTCACAGGTGAGGAAAGCCCATGCCTGTCCCATGTCCTGTGATCCTAGAGCCTTAGCTGAGGAGCTTCCTGCTGATGATGGAGAGAAGCATGGACAGATGCAGAGAGAACACGCAGCATGGTGTGAGGGAGGGATCAGGGCGCAGGATGGCAGACAGGGCACCTCCAAACCCTCCTGCACGGCCTGCATGGAGGCCCGTGGCCAGGGCTCCAGGCACCCAggcagatggagaaagaggtcaGGACAGACCCAGAGGAGGGAGACTCGGCTCAATTTGGGGAGATCAGAGGCTCCCTCAGACCCTCAACCTTACCCATTTCCCAGAAGCCCATACTGGCCTCTCACCCACAGAGAGATGTCATCACCAGCAACCCCTACACCCTTTTCTTTCCGtttgaaaaaacatttattgaggttAAATGTAACTATAAAATTTGCCacctttaccatttttaaaagtaaaatctagTGGTCATAAATACCTTtatatgctgggtgcagtggctcacagttgtaatctcggcgctttgagaggccaaggaaggtggatcatttAAGATCAGgggctcgagatcagcctggccaacatgtgggAAATTCATCTTTACTAAACAGACAagaaaaattggccgggcatgctggcatgcacctgtattcctagctacatgggaggctgaggcaggagaagtacttaagcccaggaggcagaggttgcactgagccgagatcaggccactgcactgcagcctgggagacagagagagattctgtctctaaataaataaatacatctatattcttttttattgttgttgttacacTCCACCCTTtacttcctggcctctggtagcCACCATTCTGCTCTCCACCTTCATGAGATCCACCTTTTAGCTCCTGTATACAGGTGAGAAATGGGAATCTTTgcaatgacctccagttccatccatgtggctgcaaatgTCAGGATGTTATTCTTTCTAGGGATGAGTACTCTCCACTGTGTGTGAATGTACTACATTCTCtctatccattcacccactgacGGGCAGGTAAGTTGACTCcacatcttggctactgtgaacagtgctgcaccAATCATACGAGTGCAGATATCACTTCGATACACTGATGTCCTTCCCTTTGGGTTtacacccagtagtggaattgctagatcctATCAACAGGGTACCAGGGTTCTCCTTTCTCTACCaccttgccagcatttatttTGTCTGTGTTTCAGATAAAAGCCACTTTAATGGGATGAGATGATAGCTCACTGTGATTTCAATTGgcatgattagtgatactgagcactttttcatgtacATGTTCGCCATTTGTACGTTTTGTttgttgagaaatgtctgttcaggtcttttacTAATTGTTAAATTAAATTCATTGTTTTATACCGTTGCTTGAGTTTTAtgtatattctagttattaatccccTCTCAGATGCAtacttcacaaatattttctcccaatttgtctcttcttcactttgttggttgCTTCCTTTGCGGTGCAGAAGCTGCTTACTTTGATGTAATCCCGAAggtctattattttgttttgatttcttgtgtttttgagatttcaaataaaatgtctttcCTCAGACAaatgtcctggagcatttccccACTCTTTCCTTTTAGACACTTAATGGTTTCAGGCCTTACGTGtttcttccattttcatttgatttctgTGTATGGTGAGAGGTAGAGGTGCAGTTTCATCAACTGCATGTAGATACCAGTTTTCCCTgctccatttattgaaaagaccgtCGTTTCCTGATTGCAGGTTCTTGGCACCTACAATCGTCAAAGTCCATTGGATGTGAATGCATGAATTATATCTGTGTTCTTCATTCTGCTCCATTGCTCTATGGGCCTTTATGCCAATGTCATGCTGTTGTgcttactacagctttgtaacatatttttaagtcagggagtgtgaggcctccagcacctgttttgtCTTTATTCCTCGAAATCTCAGGACACTGGGCATCATTTAACAATGATGATGGAGAAGGGGATGCCAGGACTCCTAGGACCCAACATTAGATAACAGAGTGTTGGCCATGAACCAACCTCAAAGATTTCCTTTGAGTAGAAGACAGGCATCCTCATATCCTCACCTCTCTCCTGTCCTGTGTTCTAGGAAACTCTTCAAGTAGTTCATCTTCACCCACTGAACCAAGCTCCAAAACTGGTGAGTAAAGATCCCTCTTATCTCTGCTTTTGGAAACCTGGGGAGGTTGGTATCTTGGATTCAAGCATTGGCTCAGCACCTCCCAGCTCTGTGACTGTGGGCCTGTCTTCTAACATCTCTGACCCCCAGACACTACAACAGTGAAGGGTATCTGAGGACAGCAAAGGGCTCAGTGAAGtctcttcatttcaaatttctgcagctgagaCCTCCTCCAAGCTAGACGGACAAGTACAAATCTGACATCCTTCTCAGGGATAATGTGGTGTTTTTTCTGCCTGCATTCCGAATTGGAGGATAAATTCGAGGGGACttgagagagggaggggaagggaacaTCTGATGAGGGCAAGGTGATTTAGAGAAGTTCCACTTGCCAAGGAATGAGCCCCTGTTGGTCATGATGCGACCTTGGCTGAGTCAGCAGAGCAAGAGCCTTGCAGTAAGAAGGAACGTAGTTCATCCACGAATATGACACTTCCACTCACTCACTCGTTCAGCCACTGCCCTGTGCTCTGACTGTACAGTGTGGAACCCTTTCCTGCTGTTGCCATAATAAATCTCCACAAACTTCATGGATGACAACAACAcagcttttaaaattatcttacaGTGTTATAGCTCAGAAATATGAAATGcatttcactgggctaaaatcaaggtgactGTGAGGCTGCCTTTTCTCTGAAGGTTCCAGGCGAGAATCGGCTTTTCACATTTCCCAGCTCCTAGAGGTTTCCACATTCCTTGGCATCTGGTCCCCGTCCTCCTTCCTCGAAGCCCACAAAGGCTCGTCACATCTCTCACGTGGCATCACTCAGATCCCTCTTCCTTACCTCACCTCTTTCTCTAAGTGTTGCCCtgactttttcttcctcttttaaagACTTTGGGATTCTATTGAGTTTACCAAGATAATCCATCACAATCTCCCTAAAATCACCCAAGATAACCTCCTTTTAAGTTCAGATGATTAGCAACCATAATTCCATCTGCAATCTTTATTCCTCCTTTCATGTAAAATAACATATTCCCAAGCTATGGAGGCTAGGACAGGGACATTTTGGGGGTGGGccagcattctcctgccttccACAAATGGTAAACACGATGCATTTGGCCTCTGCTCTTAGGACACTGACATTGCAGATGGGCAAATGGGAGGGCAGAATATGAATGCACAAGTGGACCAGTAATGATTGATCCATTGGGAAGCATCCGTGCATGaaatctatttacttatttatttatctatttatatatttatgtatttatttatttgcagcgaagtcattctctgtccccaggctggagtgcagtggcatgacctcagctcaccacaacctccacctcccgggttcaagcgtttctcctgcctcagcctcctgactagttgTGATTCCAGtcccctccaccacacccagctaattttctattttttagtagagatggagtttcaccatgttgcgcagactgtctccaactcccaacctcaagtgatccaaccgtctcagcatcccaaagtactgggattacaggcgtgagccactgcgcccagctgaaatttaaaataaataataaagaatactAAGTGTATAATTTCAGGAGACAGAGAAAGTCTCACTAATCAGATAATATTTGTGACCATAATGAAAAAAAAGGTAGATTCAACCCTTGGAATATTGGCAGAAGGATTTTCCACACACAGCTGTCAGCCGTGAAGGCACAAATGTGAAAACAATCTGATGCTGAAGGAAGAGGCTCTGCATTCAAATGCTGGGAATGACGTGGGGAGAATGACCAGACGACTGTAGAGAGACGGAGAACACACTGGGTACACAGGAAACTAAGGAGGAACAAGGAGTGTGTGTTTTATACTTACAGCCCTTGGATTCACCTCGGGGTAACTAGGAATCCCTACATGATTAATAGTGACTGACATGAAAATAAGGACACCCAGGTGCATAACTGGAATCTAGGAGACCGTGGAAAAGGCAATTCCCGCCCCACTGGTGAAATGTGGTGCTGATTTAGACACTAAATGAATGAAGTAGATGGATATAAGATATGTCTGTGAGGTAGAATCATTTGTAGGGAGGTCTTGCTGGATTTGATAATGCCtacttatttaattttgaatttattaatttctttctgagatttatttttcctACATGTAAATCAATATCTGGCAGAGGAGTGATAGA from Pan paniscus chromosome 20, NHGRI_mPanPan1-v2.0_pri, whole genome shotgun sequence encodes the following:
- the LOC134729571 gene encoding LOW QUALITY PROTEIN: killer cell immunoglobulin-like receptor 2DL5A (The sequence of the model RefSeq protein was modified relative to this genomic sequence to represent the inferred CDS: inserted 1 base in 1 codon), with the protein product MSLMVVSMACVGFFLLQGAWPHEGGQDKPLLSAWPSPVVPRGGHVTLLCRSRLGFTIFSLYKEDGLPVPELYNKIFWKSILMDPVTPAHAGTYRCRGSHPHSPIEWSAPSNPLVIVVTGLFGKPSLSAQPGPTVHAGENVTLSCSSRSSFDMYHLSREGRVHEPRLPAVPSINGTFQADFPLGPATHGGTYTCFGSFHDSPYEWSDPSHPLLVSVTGNSSSSSSSPTEPSSKTGIRRHLHILIGTSVAIILFIILFFLLHRCCSNKKNAAVMDQEPAGDRTVNREDSDDQDPQEVTYAQLDHCVFTQTKITAPSQRPKTPPTDTTMYMELPNAKPRXIVSCP